In the Candidatus Cloacimonas acidaminovorans str. Evry genome, one interval contains:
- a CDS encoding DUF2147 domain-containing protein, translated as MKKYLIIGLAVVLCLPAFLFCKEETNRLIGYWLTGDKTMKIEIFANEDSTFAGKIIWLKEPNDKNGKPKMDTKNPDEKLRTRPLLEMVILTGLIPESNTKYKSGKLYDPNSGKTYSATIELVNNNTINIRYFIATPTLGRTDTWTRTSR; from the coding sequence ATGAAGAAATACTTAATTATCGGGCTGGCTGTGGTTTTATGCCTTCCTGCCTTCCTTTTTTGCAAAGAGGAAACAAACCGCCTTATCGGCTACTGGCTAACCGGTGATAAAACAATGAAAATAGAAATTTTCGCCAATGAAGACAGCACTTTTGCCGGTAAGATTATTTGGCTGAAAGAGCCCAACGACAAAAATGGCAAACCTAAAATGGACACCAAAAATCCGGATGAAAAACTGCGGACGAGACCTTTGCTGGAAATGGTTATTTTAACTGGACTCATTCCCGAAAGCAATACCAAATATAAATCCGGTAAACTTTATGACCCCAATAGCGGAAAAACATATTCCGCCACTATTGAATTAGTTAATAATAACACTATTAATATCCGTTACTTCATTGCTACACCTACTTTAGGCAGAACCGATACCTGGACTCGCACTTCCCGCTAA
- the purB gene encoding adenylosuccinate lyase codes for MIPRYSKPEMERIWTLENRYECWLEVELAAARAMFEKGIIPKEDWETINIKADFDTNRIDELEQITKHDVIAFLTNVGENIGPASRWLHFGMTSSDVLDTATGMQLKSSGELILTEISRLAEILKLKARQYKNTICMGRSHGIHAEPTSFGLKFALWYEEMQRNIKRLNEAIEEVSVGKFSGAVGNFAHLSPEIEELACKYLDLHPANVSTQIIQRDRYAFFLSVLAIIASGIEKIALEIRHLQRTEVHEVEENFSKGQKGSSAMPHKRNPIVSEQLCGLARILRSNALSAIENNALWHERDISHSSVERIILPDSCILIHYMLDRTCSLIENLIVYPENMQKNLELTKGLVFSQALLLHLVQSGLTRENAYSFVQQEAMKSWETDSSFLDNVLANKEITSVLAESEIRDIFSYERYLRNVDYIYKRCGIL; via the coding sequence ATGATTCCGCGTTACTCAAAACCCGAAATGGAAAGAATCTGGACTTTGGAAAACCGTTACGAATGCTGGCTGGAAGTGGAGCTTGCAGCCGCCAGAGCAATGTTTGAAAAAGGCATTATTCCTAAAGAGGATTGGGAGACAATTAACATTAAAGCCGATTTTGACACGAACCGCATTGACGAACTGGAACAAATTACCAAGCACGATGTAATTGCTTTTTTAACCAATGTAGGGGAAAATATAGGTCCTGCCTCCAGGTGGCTGCATTTTGGAATGACCTCTTCCGATGTTTTAGATACCGCTACAGGGATGCAATTAAAAAGCAGTGGAGAGCTTATTTTAACAGAAATAAGTCGGTTGGCGGAAATTCTGAAATTGAAAGCCAGGCAATATAAAAACACAATTTGTATGGGGCGTTCGCATGGAATTCACGCAGAACCTACATCTTTCGGCTTAAAGTTTGCCCTTTGGTATGAAGAAATGCAGCGGAATATAAAACGCTTAAATGAAGCAATAGAAGAAGTTAGCGTCGGCAAATTTTCTGGTGCGGTAGGCAATTTTGCACATTTAAGCCCGGAAATTGAAGAACTTGCCTGCAAATATCTGGATTTGCATCCGGCAAATGTTTCCACCCAAATTATACAAAGGGATAGATATGCCTTTTTCCTTTCGGTTTTAGCAATAATTGCTTCTGGCATAGAAAAAATCGCTTTGGAAATAAGACATTTACAAAGAACCGAAGTGCACGAAGTGGAAGAGAACTTTTCCAAAGGGCAAAAGGGTTCTTCTGCAATGCCACATAAGCGCAATCCTATTGTTAGTGAACAGCTTTGCGGTTTGGCAAGAATTTTGCGTTCCAATGCCTTAAGCGCTATAGAAAATAATGCCTTGTGGCATGAACGCGATATTTCTCATTCCAGTGTGGAGCGTATCATTTTGCCTGATTCTTGCATTTTAATTCACTATATGCTGGATAGAACCTGTTCTCTGATAGAAAATCTGATAGTTTATCCCGAAAATATGCAAAAAAACCTGGAACTGACTAAAGGTCTTGTTTTTTCGCAAGCATTGCTGTTGCATCTTGTCCAAAGCGGTTTAACCCGGGAAAATGCCTATTCCTTTGTTCAGCAGGAAGCAATGAAATCCTGGGAAACAGACAGTAGTTTTTTGGATAATGTTTTGGCAAATAAGGAAATAACTTCTGTCCTTGCGGAAAGCGAAATTCGGGATATATTTTCTTATGAACGCTATCTTCGGAATGTGGATTATATTTATAAGCGTTGCGGAATTTTATAA
- the lgt gene encoding prolipoprotein diacylglyceryl transferase — MKYPEISPDIVSFNLGGLNLHIRWYGFFYVLSFILAFILYKPFLKKRNIKLAKEQYESIIFYVMLGVILGGRLGYVLFYNLGYYISHPLLIFAVWEGGMSFHGGALGVIIAGLIYCHKHKLNFYALADAAIPIVAIGLGLGRLGNFINGELWGKPTDLPWGMIFPGADNLPRHPTQLYELFLEGIVMFIVTYYLLKKLKKEGLVFWSFIGLYGVFRFLIEFVREPDDLDFYTRFGYIFGFMSIGQFLSLIMIIVAIWGFYKLNAQHKKEKKPKI, encoded by the coding sequence ATTAAATATCCCGAAATCAGCCCCGATATTGTCAGTTTTAACTTAGGAGGGCTAAATCTGCATATTCGCTGGTATGGCTTTTTTTATGTGCTGAGTTTTATTCTTGCCTTTATTTTATACAAGCCATTCTTGAAAAAGAGAAACATTAAGCTTGCAAAAGAGCAATACGAATCTATCATCTTTTATGTAATGCTGGGTGTTATTTTAGGTGGGCGTTTGGGTTATGTGCTTTTTTATAATCTTGGCTACTATATTTCTCATCCCTTATTGATTTTTGCCGTTTGGGAAGGCGGAATGAGCTTTCATGGAGGTGCCTTAGGGGTAATTATTGCTGGGCTGATTTATTGTCATAAGCATAAATTGAATTTTTACGCTCTGGCTGATGCCGCTATTCCTATTGTTGCTATAGGTTTAGGATTGGGACGCTTGGGCAATTTCATCAATGGTGAATTATGGGGAAAACCGACAGATTTACCTTGGGGAATGATTTTTCCCGGGGCAGATAATTTACCGCGCCATCCTACTCAGCTCTATGAACTTTTTCTGGAAGGCATTGTAATGTTCATTGTCACCTATTATCTGTTGAAAAAGCTGAAAAAAGAAGGGCTGGTTTTCTGGAGTTTTATTGGTCTCTATGGTGTTTTCAGGTTTCTAATTGAATTCGTGCGTGAGCCGGATGATCTTGATTTTTACACCCGTTTTGGTTACATTTTCGGCTTTATGAGCATTGGTCAATTCTTAAGCTTAATAATGATTATTGTAGCTATCTGGGGTTTTTACAAACTCAATGCTCAGCATAAAAAGGAAAAAAAACCGAAAATATAA
- a CDS encoding electron transfer flavoprotein subunit beta/FixA family protein → MHFIVCIKQVPGTTEIKIDPKTNTLIREGVESILNPFDAYAIEEAVRLKEKYGGTVTAISMGPNQCETTLREAVSLGVDNIILLSDRRFAGADTYATSLTLAAAIRKIGDYTLILTGQQAIDGDTAQVGPGIAAHLNIPQTCFVRKIESFNEQQAVVERLLEDGFDRVSMQLPALISVVKEINVPRLPSLRGKRNAKTVPLTVWNCDDLGLDEKETGLNGSPTQVLNIFSPHHEKQVEKFEGNSDEAVELIVQRLSELTNR, encoded by the coding sequence ATGCATTTTATTGTCTGTATAAAACAAGTTCCCGGAACTACGGAAATCAAAATTGACCCTAAAACCAATACCTTAATCCGGGAAGGTGTGGAAAGTATTCTGAACCCCTTTGATGCTTATGCCATAGAAGAAGCAGTCCGCTTAAAAGAAAAATATGGTGGAACCGTTACTGCCATCAGTATGGGTCCCAATCAATGTGAAACAACTTTACGCGAGGCAGTTTCCTTAGGTGTGGATAATATTATTTTACTATCAGATAGGCGTTTTGCTGGAGCCGATACTTATGCCACAAGTTTAACTTTAGCTGCCGCTATCAGAAAAATAGGGGATTATACTCTTATTTTAACAGGGCAACAGGCAATTGATGGAGATACTGCTCAGGTAGGACCTGGCATTGCAGCTCATTTGAATATTCCGCAGACCTGTTTTGTCCGCAAAATTGAATCCTTTAATGAACAACAGGCAGTAGTGGAACGCTTGCTGGAAGATGGTTTTGACCGTGTTTCAATGCAGCTTCCGGCTCTAATTTCCGTGGTGAAAGAAATCAATGTTCCCCGTTTACCTTCTTTAAGAGGAAAACGAAATGCCAAAACAGTTCCGCTAACTGTTTGGAATTGTGATGATTTGGGACTGGACGAAAAAGAAACAGGACTAAACGGTTCTCCAACACAGGTGCTGAATATTTTTTCTCCCCATCACGAAAAGCAGGTGGAAAAGTTTGAAGGGAACAGTGATGAGGCAGTGGAACTAATTGTGCAACGCCTTTCAGAACTTACTAATAGATGA
- the lepA gene encoding translation elongation factor 4 yields MKEEFIRNFCIVAHIDHGKSTLADRFLEETHIIGKGTEVSQILDSMDLEREKGITIKSHAVRMVHNYQGQDYVLNLIDTPGHVDFSYEVSRALASCEGAILLVDASQGIEAQTMSNLYLALDNNLEILPVINKIDLPKADIEGTENDLCEILGCLPEEIIKVSAKTGEGVKDLLDAIVTRLPAPKGNPDTAPRALIFDSYFDMYRGVVVLVRVFEGKLQKGDKIKLFSTAREYEIEEIGYLGLKFSPQTELTCGEAGYIIANIKEVADARVGDTITLSKGGCENPLPGFREPKPMVYSSIFPINGEDYENLVESIAKLKLNDASLIYEKESSAALGYGFRCGFLGMLHLEIVKERLLREYNIPIMATTPSVRFLIKLKSGEELQINNPVDFPDPSTIESIMEPFMDTEIIVPTDYIGNVLKLVQERRGIQKDIQYIDEKRVTLHYELPLIEIIFDFYDKLKTVSRGYASLDYTFKDYRETDVVKVDILINGEKVDAMSFICHQDKAYNWGKSVTETLAEVIPKHLFKIALQAAIGGKIIARSTINPLRKDVLAKCYGGDVSRKRKLLEKQKEGKKKMKEIGSVSVPQEAFLAVLKADRE; encoded by the coding sequence ATGAAAGAAGAGTTTATCCGCAATTTCTGCATTGTGGCACATATTGATCACGGAAAATCTACCCTGGCAGATAGATTTTTGGAAGAGACACATATTATTGGTAAAGGAACAGAGGTCTCTCAGATTTTGGACAGTATGGATTTGGAACGCGAAAAAGGCATCACAATTAAAAGTCATGCTGTCCGAATGGTTCATAATTATCAAGGTCAGGATTATGTTTTGAACCTGATAGATACTCCCGGTCATGTGGATTTTTCTTATGAGGTTTCCCGTGCTTTGGCATCCTGTGAAGGAGCCATTCTTTTAGTAGATGCCTCTCAAGGAATTGAGGCACAAACAATGAGCAATCTGTATCTTGCATTAGATAACAACCTGGAGATTTTACCTGTAATTAATAAAATTGACTTACCCAAGGCAGATATTGAGGGCACGGAAAACGATTTATGCGAAATTTTAGGTTGCTTACCCGAAGAAATAATTAAGGTTAGTGCTAAAACAGGCGAAGGAGTAAAAGACCTTTTAGATGCCATTGTAACTCGTTTACCTGCTCCTAAAGGCAATCCAGACACGGCTCCCAGAGCATTGATTTTTGATTCCTATTTTGATATGTATCGGGGTGTTGTTGTTTTAGTGCGTGTTTTTGAGGGGAAATTACAAAAAGGGGATAAGATAAAACTCTTTTCTACGGCAAGAGAATATGAAATTGAAGAAATCGGCTATCTGGGCTTAAAATTTTCTCCCCAGACAGAACTTACCTGTGGTGAAGCCGGTTATATAATTGCTAATATCAAAGAAGTTGCCGATGCCAGAGTGGGTGATACAATAACTTTAAGCAAAGGGGGTTGTGAAAATCCTCTTCCTGGTTTCAGAGAACCCAAACCAATGGTCTATAGCAGTATTTTTCCTATTAATGGAGAGGATTATGAAAATTTGGTGGAATCCATTGCCAAGCTGAAATTAAACGATGCCTCCCTAATTTATGAAAAAGAAAGTTCTGCCGCTTTGGGATATGGATTCCGTTGCGGTTTTTTGGGTATGCTGCATCTGGAAATTGTGAAAGAGCGTCTGTTGCGTGAATATAATATTCCCATTATGGCAACAACTCCCAGCGTGCGATTTTTAATAAAGCTGAAAAGCGGAGAAGAACTGCAAATCAATAATCCGGTTGATTTTCCTGATCCCAGCACTATTGAAAGTATTATGGAACCCTTTATGGATACGGAAATTATTGTGCCTACGGATTACATTGGGAATGTGTTAAAGTTAGTTCAGGAACGCAGAGGAATTCAAAAAGACATTCAGTATATAGATGAAAAAAGAGTTACTCTGCATTATGAGCTGCCTTTAATTGAAATTATCTTTGATTTTTACGATAAACTGAAAACCGTTAGTCGGGGTTATGCTTCTTTGGATTATACTTTTAAGGACTATCGGGAAACAGATGTTGTGAAAGTGGATATCTTAATAAACGGTGAAAAGGTTGATGCAATGAGCTTTATCTGCCATCAGGATAAAGCATATAATTGGGGAAAAAGTGTAACTGAAACCCTGGCGGAAGTTATTCCGAAACACCTTTTTAAGATTGCTCTGCAAGCAGCTATTGGAGGAAAAATTATTGCTCGTAGCACTATCAATCCTTTACGAAAGGATGTTTTAGCCAAATGTTACGGAGGTGATGTTTCCCGCAAAAGAAAGCTGCTGGAAAAACAAAAAGAGGGCAAAAAAAAGATGAAGGAAATTGGTTCGGTTTCCGTTCCCCAAGAGGCATTCCTGGCTGTGTTAAAAGCTGATAGGGAATAA
- a CDS encoding transposase, whose translation MDVIYTKIRTESKVNFTVVLIAIGLKEDGYRDVLGLHLGNKESYYIFSIMIVYI comes from the coding sequence CTGGATGTAATCTACACCAAGATCAGAACAGAGAGTAAAGTTAATTTTACTGTGGTGTTAATAGCGATTGGGCTCAAAGAAGATGGTTACCGTGATGTTCTGGGTCTGCACTTGGGGAACAAGGAAAGCTATTATATATTTTCCATTATGATAGTATATATATAG
- a CDS encoding Hsp20/alpha crystallin family protein produces MKIVPYRKTNELRPVSNMLSLFDEFFNRFYEEEGEEDNFRAMAIDIVEHDKDFEILANLPGFKKDDVKISIHDNQLMIEANSNVTKEETKGTVYRCERYSGSYRRNLLLPENVEVSKISAKMEDGVLKVIIPKKEPSPKKEITIE; encoded by the coding sequence ATGAAAATCGTACCATATCGCAAAACAAACGAACTGAGACCGGTGAGCAATATGCTCAGCTTATTTGACGAGTTCTTCAATCGTTTTTACGAAGAAGAAGGAGAGGAAGATAACTTCCGGGCTATGGCAATTGATATTGTGGAGCATGATAAGGACTTTGAGATTCTGGCAAATCTGCCCGGATTTAAGAAAGACGATGTTAAAATCAGCATTCATGATAATCAATTAATGATTGAAGCTAATAGTAATGTTACTAAAGAAGAAACCAAAGGCACAGTTTACCGCTGTGAAAGATACAGTGGAAGCTATCGCCGTAACCTCTTACTTCCTGAGAATGTTGAGGTTTCCAAAATCTCAGCCAAGATGGAAGATGGGGTTTTGAAAGTTATAATTCCGAAGAAAGAGCCCTCTCCCAAAAAAGAAATCACCATTGAATAA